The following proteins come from a genomic window of Nostoc sp. ATCC 53789:
- a CDS encoding NAD(P)H-quinone oxidoreductase subunit N, translating into MDFANIASQLNAGTILPEGIVILTLLGVLIVDLILGRTSARWIGYLAIAGLFASIVALYFQWDNPNPISFTGGFNGDDLSIVFRGIIALSAAVTILMSIRYVDQSGTPLAEFIAILLSATLGGMFLSGASELVMIFISLETLSISSYLLTGYTKRDPRSNEAALKYLLIGASSTAVFLYGVSLLYGLSGGQTELSAIANGIATAKLGQSLGLVIALVFAIAGIGFKISAAPFHQWTPDVYEGAPTPVIAFLSVGSKAAGFALAIRLLTTAFPLVADEWRFVFTALAVLSMILGNVVALAQTSMKRMLAYSSIAQAGFVMIGLIAGTQAGYASMIFYLLVYLFMNLCGFTCIILFSLRTGTDQIAEYSGLYQKDPLLTLGLSIALLSLGGIPPLAGFFGKIYLFWAGWQAGLYWLVLLGLVTTVVSIYYYIRVVKMMVVKEPHEMSDAVKNYPQVRWDLPGLRPLQVGLVITLIATSLAGILSNPLFTLANNSISNTPFLQATINSNVEAQNLLLLPKLDSVSQSQPSVDSIAKI; encoded by the coding sequence ATGGATTTTGCTAATATTGCATCCCAGTTGAATGCTGGAACGATTTTGCCAGAGGGGATTGTTATTCTCACCCTCTTGGGGGTTTTGATTGTTGATTTGATTTTGGGGCGTACATCCGCGCGCTGGATTGGATATCTAGCGATCGCAGGTTTATTTGCTTCCATTGTCGCCCTATATTTTCAATGGGACAATCCTAATCCCATCTCTTTTACCGGTGGCTTTAATGGTGATGACCTGAGTATCGTCTTTCGCGGCATCATTGCCTTGTCTGCGGCTGTGACTATACTGATGTCAATTCGCTACGTCGATCAAAGCGGCACTCCTTTAGCCGAATTCATCGCTATTTTGCTGAGTGCTACTTTAGGAGGGATGTTTTTATCCGGGGCTAGTGAGTTGGTGATGATTTTCATCTCCCTAGAAACCCTGAGTATTTCCTCTTACTTACTGACAGGTTATACCAAGCGTGACCCCCGATCCAATGAAGCGGCGCTGAAATACTTGTTAATTGGAGCTTCCAGTACAGCAGTATTTTTGTACGGTGTATCGCTGCTGTATGGATTATCTGGAGGACAAACTGAATTAAGTGCGATCGCTAATGGCATTGCCACAGCGAAACTGGGACAATCTTTAGGTTTAGTGATTGCCCTGGTTTTTGCGATCGCAGGTATTGGCTTTAAAATCTCCGCTGCACCCTTCCACCAGTGGACACCAGACGTTTACGAAGGCGCTCCCACCCCAGTCATCGCCTTTTTATCTGTTGGTTCCAAAGCAGCTGGGTTTGCCCTAGCCATCCGCTTGCTGACAACAGCCTTCCCTCTTGTTGCAGACGAGTGGAGATTTGTCTTCACTGCTTTAGCCGTTCTCAGCATGATTTTGGGTAACGTAGTCGCCCTAGCCCAAACCAGCATGAAACGAATGCTAGCTTATTCATCCATTGCCCAAGCTGGGTTTGTGATGATTGGCTTGATTGCTGGTACACAAGCTGGGTATGCCAGTATGATATTTTACCTACTGGTTTACTTGTTCATGAACCTGTGCGGCTTTACCTGCATCATCCTGTTCTCACTGCGGACAGGAACTGACCAGATTGCCGAATACTCCGGCTTATATCAAAAAGACCCACTCCTAACATTGGGGTTGAGTATTGCCCTGCTTTCCTTGGGTGGTATTCCACCATTAGCTGGGTTTTTCGGCAAGATTTACTTATTCTGGGCTGGTTGGCAAGCAGGACTTTATTGGTTAGTCTTACTGGGCTTAGTTACCACCGTCGTCTCCATCTACTACTACATTCGCGTAGTTAAGATGATGGTAGTCAAAGAACCCCATGAAATGTCCGACGCGGTAAAGAATTATCCGCAAGTACGTTGGGATTTGCCTGGACTAAGACCTTTGCAAGTCGGGTTGGTAATAACATTAATTGCCACTTCCCTAGCAGGGATTTTGTCAAATCCACTGTTTACATTGGCTAACAATTCCATCTCCAATACCCCATTTTTGCAAGCAACAATCAACAGTAATGTAGAAGCACAAAATCTACTGCTTTTGCCAAAGTTAGATTCGGTTAGTCAGTCTCAACCCTCAGTTGATTCTATCGCTAAGATTTAA
- a CDS encoding cytochrome P450, translating into MPLPNLIKTPSLVQKLHWVSDPVGYMENAAQQYPDIFTAKIIGFGDTVVFVNHPQAIQEILTNDRKKFVAVGETNRITQPLIGEYSVVILEGNSHKRQRQLLMPSFHGERIQAYSRLICNLTEQVFSQLPQDKPFLARNLTQEISLRVILKTVFGLCEGERFQQFKHLLPLLMDVFRSPLTSISFFFSSLQKDLGVWSPWGKFLHVRQAIDELLYSEIAERRQKLDPECMDILSLLISYRDEVGEQMTDQELRDQLITLILTGYETTASAMAWGLYCIHQKPLVREKLLQELDTLGDSPDPMSICRLPYLTAICNETLRIYPVVMFSFPRVVQEPVELLGHSLEPGTVLLPSIYLTHHREDLYPQSKDFQPERFIERQFSPYEFLPFGGGVRRCIGEALAMFQMKLVLATVLSHYHLALVDRRPEQPQRRGFTLAPASGVKMVITGRRVRQESLINMTTKPIS; encoded by the coding sequence ATGCCATTACCCAATCTTATCAAAACTCCCTCTTTAGTACAAAAGCTTCATTGGGTTAGTGACCCTGTGGGATATATGGAAAATGCAGCCCAGCAATATCCTGATATTTTCACTGCCAAGATAATTGGTTTTGGGGATACTGTAGTTTTTGTGAACCATCCCCAGGCAATCCAGGAAATTTTAACTAATGATAGAAAGAAATTTGTTGCTGTTGGTGAGACGAACAGAATTACACAACCTCTTATCGGAGAGTATTCAGTTGTCATACTAGAGGGCAATAGCCATAAACGGCAGCGACAACTGCTCATGCCATCCTTTCATGGAGAACGTATCCAAGCTTACAGTCGGCTAATTTGTAATCTGACTGAACAAGTCTTTAGTCAGTTACCCCAAGATAAGCCCTTCTTAGCTCGTAATTTAACACAGGAAATATCCCTACGAGTCATATTGAAGACTGTCTTTGGTTTATGTGAGGGAGAAAGATTTCAACAATTTAAGCATCTGCTACCGTTGCTGATGGATGTTTTTCGCTCACCTTTGACTTCTATCTCATTTTTTTTCTCATCCTTGCAAAAAGATTTAGGAGTTTGGAGTCCTTGGGGAAAATTTCTGCACGTTCGGCAAGCAATTGATGAATTGCTCTACTCTGAAATCGCCGAACGCCGACAAAAACTAGATCCAGAATGCATGGATATCCTCTCCTTGCTGATATCATATCGAGATGAAGTGGGCGAACAAATGACCGATCAGGAGTTGCGCGATCAATTAATAACCCTAATACTTACTGGTTATGAAACTACGGCATCGGCAATGGCTTGGGGATTGTACTGCATTCACCAAAAGCCTCTAGTCCGTGAAAAACTGCTGCAAGAACTGGACACTCTAGGTGATTCCCCAGACCCTATGAGCATTTGCCGACTCCCATATCTCACAGCTATTTGCAATGAAACCTTGCGAATTTACCCTGTTGTAATGTTCTCTTTTCCCAGGGTAGTGCAAGAACCCGTTGAATTATTGGGACATTCTTTAGAGCCTGGAACTGTACTGCTTCCCAGTATTTATCTTACTCATCATCGAGAGGATTTATATCCTCAGTCCAAAGATTTTCAACCAGAGCGCTTTATTGAACGTCAATTTTCTCCCTATGAATTTCTGCCCTTTGGTGGCGGTGTCCGTCGTTGTATTGGCGAGGCTTTGGCTATGTTTCAAATGAAGCTAGTATTAGCAACCGTCTTGTCACACTATCACTTAGCGTTAGTTGATCGTCGGCCAGAGCAGCCTCAGCGCCGAGGTTTTACCCTTGCGCCAGCCAGTGGAGTCAAGATGGTAATTACAGGGCGACGTGTGCGGCAAGAGTCTTTAATAAACATGACAACTAAACCAATAAGCTAG
- a CDS encoding ATP-binding protein, with amino-acid sequence MTPEQFLEFARVLPEPLLLVSGEGQLLATNQPVADMLGLRRQELRGKMLIELVTQATDDVIKYLQACSSSRAMVIGSLTLRKNDGQTLICRSQGAVIQPWSPESSSLILLRLENRTLASSNFVLLNQKIDELAKEVQRRKQAEEALWKANQELEIRVEERTTALQETLKELQLTQTQLIQAEKMSSLGQMVAGIAHEINNPVSFIHGNLHHAHQYTDDLLKLVQIYQQVCPNTPPEIQQKLEEIDLNFLIKDITKLFQSMTVGTERIQQIVKSLRNFSRLDEAELKTVDIHEGIDSALMILEHRLQARHEYPEIKVIKKYSQLPHVTCYPGQLNQVFMNILANAIDALEALAVNSQTTDNQKLTNNNPQIQIKTEVINEKWIAVSIADNGLGIDEQVHSKVFDPFFTTKTVGKGTGLGLSVSYQIIVEKHGGQLSCFSVPGKGAEFVIKIPVN; translated from the coding sequence ATGACTCCTGAACAATTTCTTGAATTTGCCAGAGTTTTACCAGAACCTTTACTCCTGGTCAGTGGAGAAGGTCAGTTGTTAGCGACTAATCAACCAGTAGCAGATATGCTGGGGTTACGTCGTCAAGAACTGCGGGGAAAAATGCTTATTGAACTTGTAACTCAAGCTACTGACGATGTTATAAAGTACCTGCAAGCTTGTTCAAGTAGTAGAGCAATGGTTATTGGCTCCTTGACTTTACGAAAGAATGATGGACAAACGTTAATATGTCGTAGCCAAGGAGCTGTTATTCAACCTTGGTCTCCTGAATCTTCAAGTTTAATTCTCTTACGCTTAGAAAATAGAACTTTAGCTAGCAGTAATTTTGTTCTTCTAAACCAGAAAATCGATGAGTTAGCAAAAGAAGTTCAGAGACGTAAACAAGCAGAAGAAGCGCTCTGGAAAGCTAATCAAGAGTTAGAAATTCGGGTTGAGGAACGGACAACTGCTTTACAAGAAACATTAAAGGAACTACAACTGACCCAAACTCAACTTATCCAAGCTGAGAAAATGTCTAGTTTAGGTCAGATGGTCGCTGGTATTGCCCATGAAATTAATAACCCAGTTAGTTTTATTCATGGGAACCTCCACCATGCTCATCAGTATACTGATGATTTACTAAAATTGGTGCAAATTTATCAACAAGTTTGTCCAAATACTCCTCCAGAAATTCAACAGAAACTAGAAGAAATAGACTTAAATTTTCTGATTAAAGATATAACTAAACTCTTCCAGTCAATGACAGTGGGAACAGAGAGAATTCAGCAAATTGTTAAATCACTACGTAATTTTTCGAGACTAGATGAAGCAGAACTTAAAACAGTTGATATTCACGAAGGAATTGATAGTGCTTTAATGATTTTGGAGCATCGACTGCAAGCTAGGCATGAGTACCCAGAAATCAAAGTCATTAAAAAATATAGTCAGCTACCTCATGTAACTTGCTATCCTGGTCAACTTAATCAAGTGTTTATGAATATTCTTGCTAATGCGATCGATGCACTTGAGGCGCTAGCGGTCAATTCACAAACAACGGACAATCAAAAGCTGACAAATAATAATCCCCAAATTCAAATCAAAACTGAGGTAATCAATGAAAAATGGATTGCGGTTAGTATTGCTGATAATGGTTTAGGAATAGATGAACAAGTTCACTCAAAGGTGTTCGATCCGTTTTTCACTACTAAAACCGTGGGTAAAGGCACAGGACTAGGGCTATCTGTAAGCTATCAAATTATAGTTGAAAAACATGGCGGACAACTGAGCTGTTTTTCTGTTCCAGGAAAAGGTGCAGAATTTGTTATCAAGATACCTGTTAACTAA
- a CDS encoding methanogen output domain 1-containing protein, with product MTNALNHSIATLNLSLERDIFLRTLIRELSGTLQDVVGLEEASGFISVVGERMATQLDQDYKSALEVSKLSRKQVADVLIDLKKRIQGDFYVVEQDDEKIVFGNRVCPFGEKVLNRPAMCMMTSNVFGTIAANNLGYAKVELQETIAQGASGCKVIVYLKFTEEAEDAEGREYFRGLESV from the coding sequence ATGACCAATGCACTTAATCATTCCATAGCTACGCTTAATCTTTCTTTAGAACGCGATATATTTTTACGTACACTCATCAGAGAATTATCTGGCACTTTGCAGGATGTAGTTGGCTTAGAAGAAGCTTCTGGATTTATTAGCGTAGTTGGTGAAAGGATGGCTACGCAGCTTGACCAAGATTACAAATCTGCTCTGGAAGTCTCCAAACTCTCTCGTAAGCAGGTCGCTGATGTCTTGATTGATTTAAAAAAACGCATTCAGGGCGATTTTTATGTTGTTGAGCAGGATGATGAAAAAATTGTCTTTGGCAACCGCGTCTGCCCATTTGGGGAAAAAGTGCTTAATCGCCCTGCCATGTGTATGATGACTTCAAACGTCTTTGGGACGATCGCAGCGAATAATCTGGGATATGCGAAAGTAGAATTGCAAGAAACAATAGCACAGGGTGCTTCTGGATGCAAAGTTATTGTTTACTTAAAATTTACAGAAGAGGCAGAAGATGCAGAAGGTCGAGAATACTTTAGGGGACTAGAATCTGTATAA
- a CDS encoding response regulator yields the protein MNYKPYLQMLNLPEDSLILVVDDTTTNLEIVFGILTNVGFKVVTENNGKRAVQQAEDILPDLILLDVMMPGIDGFETCQKLKENSVTCDIPVIFMTANSDTNSKVKGLSIGAVDYITKPFHEEELLARIKTHLQLRNLTKTLEKRVAERTAALSRALKDLQESQLQLVQTEKMSALGQLVAGVAHEINNPVGFIHGNLGHASVYFQDMANIINLYQQYYPNPVPEIQEEIAGVDLKYILSDLPSLISSMKEGVQRIRNISTSLRIFSRADSDRKVSCNIHDGIDSTIMILKHRLKASEARPDIKIVKSYDILPDLECFIGQLNQVFMNLLANAIDALEESNIGRTYIEIEANPNEILIQTTLTEDNNYILIRIKDNGVGMSADVQEKIFDHLFTTKSVGQGTGLGLSIARHIVVEKHGGTLEVNSGLGNGSEFIIKLPVS from the coding sequence ATGAATTACAAGCCATATCTACAAATGCTTAATCTCCCAGAAGATAGTTTAATTTTAGTGGTGGATGATACCACTACAAACTTAGAAATTGTCTTCGGTATATTAACGAATGTCGGCTTTAAAGTTGTTACAGAAAACAATGGAAAGAGGGCAGTTCAACAGGCTGAAGATATACTGCCTGACTTAATTCTCTTAGATGTAATGATGCCAGGAATAGATGGATTTGAAACCTGTCAAAAGCTGAAAGAAAATTCAGTTACTTGTGATATTCCAGTAATTTTCATGACAGCTAACTCTGATACTAATAGTAAAGTGAAGGGTCTAAGTATAGGCGCAGTTGATTATATTACTAAACCCTTTCATGAAGAAGAGTTACTCGCTAGAATTAAAACCCATCTACAATTACGAAATCTCACAAAAACTTTAGAGAAACGAGTTGCAGAAAGGACAGCAGCTTTGTCTAGAGCATTAAAAGACCTACAAGAGTCTCAACTTCAGCTTGTACAGACAGAAAAAATGTCTGCTCTTGGTCAATTAGTAGCAGGAGTTGCTCATGAAATTAATAATCCAGTTGGTTTTATTCATGGCAATCTCGGACACGCTTCAGTATATTTCCAAGATATGGCTAATATTATTAACCTCTATCAGCAGTACTATCCCAATCCAGTACCAGAAATTCAAGAGGAAATTGCAGGGGTAGATTTGAAGTATATACTTTCTGATCTACCTAGCTTAATTTCTTCAATGAAAGAGGGTGTGCAGCGCATTCGTAATATTAGTACTAGTCTGAGAATTTTTTCTCGTGCAGATAGCGATCGCAAAGTTTCTTGCAACATTCATGATGGCATTGACAGCACAATCATGATTCTCAAACACCGCTTAAAAGCATCCGAGGCTCGACCCGATATTAAAATAGTTAAAAGTTACGATATTTTGCCAGATTTAGAATGCTTTATCGGACAGTTAAATCAGGTATTTATGAATTTATTAGCTAATGCTATTGATGCTTTAGAGGAGTCTAATATAGGACGAACTTATATTGAAATTGAAGCAAATCCTAATGAAATTCTGATTCAGACTACTCTTACCGAAGACAATAATTATATTTTAATTCGGATTAAAGATAATGGGGTAGGGATGTCGGCTGATGTCCAGGAAAAAATCTTTGACCATTTATTCACCACTAAGTCTGTGGGTCAAGGTACAGGATTAGGATTATCAATTGCTCGCCATATTGTTGTCGAAAAACATGGAGGAACCCTGGAGGTAAATTCAGGACTAGGAAACGGTTCAGAATTTATTATTAAACTTCCCGTTTCCTAA
- a CDS encoding terpene synthase has translation MNQLLSHNLYCPFPSQTNKYVDILEDYSLEWVLRFNLLSNESTYKRFCKSKFFLLAASAYPYSNIEELKIAHDWLSWVFIWDDQCDLSDLGKKPEVLKLFHQRFLEILNGAEVTNQDIALTFALSNLRERTLAKGSLTWFNHFISSLEKWLQGCVEEATIRTQGIVPDLDTYMMIRKSSVGVDAFLAITEFCHNLRIPNFLRKDEKILQMQFLTGHIIACCNDIFSASREISNGDVNNLVLVLHKQFKIPLNEAFDRVAEIHNTAVQKMMDLETSIPNFREEADPDAAKFILGMHYWIRSNHDWYSQTGRYQSLEGLELTQN, from the coding sequence ATGAATCAATTACTTTCCCATAATTTATACTGCCCATTTCCATCCCAGACTAATAAGTATGTTGATATTCTAGAAGATTACTCTCTTGAATGGGTACTTCGCTTCAATCTACTTTCCAATGAATCAACTTATAAGCGTTTTTGCAAGTCTAAATTCTTTTTATTAGCTGCATCTGCTTATCCTTACAGCAATATTGAAGAATTGAAGATTGCACATGACTGGCTGAGTTGGGTGTTTATTTGGGATGATCAATGCGATCTATCAGATTTAGGAAAAAAACCTGAAGTTCTAAAACTTTTTCATCAGAGATTTCTGGAAATATTAAACGGAGCAGAAGTTACAAACCAAGATATAGCCTTGACTTTTGCCTTAAGTAACCTAAGAGAGAGGACGCTTGCGAAAGGTAGCTTAACATGGTTCAATCATTTCATCTCTAGCCTTGAGAAATGGTTACAGGGATGTGTTGAAGAAGCAACCATCCGCACACAGGGAATCGTACCAGACCTTGACACTTATATGATGATACGTAAATCAAGTGTAGGTGTCGATGCTTTTCTAGCAATAACTGAGTTTTGCCATAATTTGAGGATTCCTAATTTTTTACGAAAAGATGAAAAAATTCTCCAAATGCAATTTCTTACAGGACATATTATTGCTTGTTGTAATGATATTTTTTCTGCATCTAGAGAAATTTCAAATGGCGATGTTAATAATTTAGTATTGGTACTGCATAAACAATTTAAAATTCCTCTAAACGAGGCATTTGATCGTGTAGCAGAGATTCACAATACAGCCGTACAAAAAATGATGGATTTAGAAACATCTATTCCAAATTTTCGAGAAGAAGCAGATCCTGATGCTGCAAAATTTATATTAGGAATGCACTACTGGATACGTAGTAACCATGATTGGTATTCTCAGACCGGTCGTTATCAGAGTCTAGAAGGACTGGAACTAACACAAAATTAG